The Lactuca sativa cultivar Salinas chromosome 2, Lsat_Salinas_v11, whole genome shotgun sequence genome includes the window caattaaaatgtaaaatttcttttaaatgttatgttttatgagattattatgttatagtattattatttttagataaaaaaacgaaaaaaatggtGTCATGGAAAATAAAACGGTGTTGTGTGTGGTTACCATTTCctagaaaaaaataaaatggtGTGCAGAATGACATGAAAAATGATATGTAAAATATGATGTGTGGGGTGTCACTTGACCTCGATCAAATGTATATCTGCCCATGgctttatatatattatatggcCTCGATGGCTTTTATATGTATGCTAAAATTATCGACGTCCAGTTTCATCCCTATGCCCATAATGTTATGTATAACATATTAGTGTAATAACCAAGCCAAACCAAACATAATAGTCTTGCACGAAAACCTTATACACGATTGTGTCTATTTCCATAACCTACATCGCATGATCATGTAATTAGCCCACACTTCAAAATTCCACATTCCAAAAGTcgttcttttaaatatttttcaaactTGCAAGATTTACAACTTTTCCTCTAAgggaaatctcaagaaaaatccATAAAGTTTGGGCTTGTTAACGAAAAAGTCACCTctgtttgttttgttttgttttttttttttttttttttgacaattaAACCTAATATACCAGTAAACTTTTGCAAAATGCCCTTGTACCCAATCAATGCTTATGTTTACCGATTTTTGTGACTTAATTATAGTTAAAAAATCATTGATGACTTTTTCGTTTATAGGGTTAAAGTTTAGGACTTCTTTTTAAAAATTTCTCTTTTATATACACTAAATTTATTTGTAAAAAAactcatatttatttattaaaaatcaaaataaaaatgcCATCTATATCCTTTCTATTAAAAAAAactcatatttatttattaattaaaaaatcaaaataatgatCATTTATATATCATTTCTAGgcttatttttggtaattttttcttcaaaaaatatCATAGAAACACATGTTACCTTTGTTGTTGAATTTTCAAGTCTTGGGTGTAAAACAAAGTAACTTAGGTGGAAAGAATGGCAATGGAGGGAGTTTCCACTTTTTTCGAAATGTCCAAATGAATGTCAAGTTGTTCTATAATACATAACTGAAATGTCAACACGGTTAAATAGCTTCAAAAAAACGTTATAAGAACTACAATAGTTATAGAAACACATGTTAAATATAATTAAGATGACTTTTGCTAATTTGTCGCGATGAATGCGTTTCTAGGCCACATAACATTTCTAATGGAGCtctgtttgaaaaaaaaaaaaaaaaaaaaaaaaaaaaaaaaaaaaaaaacaacaacaacaacaactctgATAGGCTTTTGTTATCCGACATGTCGTTTGATTTTCAGAGACTCTTCGGTATGACACAATTATAGATTGTATTTGGTTGTTTAGTGGCAGCCTCTGAGGTCTGCCATTGTAACTTATCTTTCATCTGCCATTGTAACCGGTCTTTTTGGGTGTAAATCAAGATGTCTTAGGTGTGACAAATGACAATGAAAAGAGTTTCTACTTTTTTAGAAGTGACGCCAAGTGAATGCCAAGTTGTCATACAATACATAACTTAAATGCCAATACGGTTTAATGGTTGCAAAGGACGTTGTAAGAGCTACACTAgttataaaaacacattttaaatATAATCTACAACAATCAATTTTAGaccattttttatatatttaattaccaCTCAAATTCTTATTACTAAAATCGATTCTGTTATAGATACTAATTATTGACTCCTTAATGTATTAACCTGAGCGTAGTCTAGAAATTATAACATACCCATGTAACTAGATTTTGGTTTATTTCATTGGGTTTAGTTggtttttaatataattttaaacTGACTCTAATCAAACGCAATAAGATTCAACTTAATAAGTATGGTTAACTCTTCAACCggataaacaaaacaaaattttaattataaatttttttgttaAGATAAAAAGTAAGTGAAATAAACCGAAATTATGGCAATAGTTCAACAAAAAAATATAGGAAAAAGTTCAAAAAAAATACCTACACTTTAACCTTGTTAACGAAAAAGCCCTCTCGGatcatttatttatgattaagCCCAAAAAACCGGTGAACATAAGCATTGACCGGGTACACAAGCCATTTTGCAAACGTTTACAGGTATCCTGGATTAatagtaaaaaataaaaataaatataaaaataaaaataaggaatGACTTTTCCATTAATAGGGCCAAAGTATAGGACATTTTTTGAAGATTTCATCCCCCCTCCCCCCCTATGTTTCCATATTTTTAGATGTACCTCAAAACCTCATCTTTCCCTTAAAAGAACATAATACTTTCAAAAATAATACCTTTATTTCAATTTTAATTCACATTTTACTCCACCGAAATGCAAGGTTCATCACATACACAAATACATCAatttttaacaactaattaacacccaaaagtTTGACTAATAAGACACCTCGAATATTTTTCGAAGTGTATCTAGAATATGCTGCAACTCACGGACAGCATTTTGGATGTTCATCCGATGTCGTGAGGAATCCACAGAGCATGATACTCCAATCTTGACCGTCAAAGCCAGGCATTCCTCTATTTGCTTTGCCTTTGCTATCGTATGTTGCGTAGCAATAGCATCCTCTTGAAGAAAATTCAGAAGGTTGTCATCAATAACATCGGTTACATGGTTTGGCAATGCCATTTGTGCAAACTTATGAAGACTTAGACCTTCCCTAAAGATGTTGTCTGTCGGCCTTTTTCCTGTCATCACCTCCAACAATAGTATTCCGAAGCTGTAGACATCCCCACTACTTGTCATCTCACTCGCAacaccatactctacaacttatTAGTGATTAAGATTTGAACAGCCTAACATCGTAATTAATTATAAGCATCTGCGAATAGAACTTTACCTGGTGGTGCATACCCAATTGTTCCTCTAATGCCACTTGTATTGTTTTGGTTTGAATTTGTTCCAAGAAATCGAACTAAACCAAAGTCCCCAACATGGGCCACCATATCATCATCCAGTAGAATATTGCTAGGCTTTAAGTCGCAGTGAACGATGGGTGGTAGGCACTGATTGTGAAGATAATCAAGTGCAGATGCGACATCGATGAGAATATTTGTTCTTTGGAGAAGGTTTAATTTGGATGTACTTTCACGTGAATGCAACCAGTCATTTAAACTTGCATTGGGCATGAACTCGTATACCAAAGCTTTGAAGTCATTTCCTTGAAAGTCAACACTTGAACATGAAGTTATTATCTTCAATAGATTCCGGTGTCGAATGCTCCGCCATGCGTCACACTCCGCTATAAAGCTTTTGTGAGCACCTCGGTTTTGAAGACGAAGGACTTTAACTGCAACGATTCTATTATGATCATGATCTAGGATTCCTTTATAGACAAAGCCAAACCCACCCTCTCCAATCAAGTTGGCTTCGGAGAATCCATCGGTGGCCTTGAGAAGTTGACCGTATGATATTCTCATAAAGCGTTCATCTCTTGATGATTGGGAGGGTTGGCCCTTCCTTTTCTTGCACCAAGCATACGTAAAAAATAAAATACTGAGAAGGGTGGATGCAATAATAATGACTATTACGAATAAAGGAAGCCGTTTTTTATTTTTCCATGTCTCCTTGCACATGGGCAACCCAAGTTCAGCCAAGCCACCACAAAGCCTGCTATTCCCCAAAACAGAGAACGTACTAGCATCGGCAAACACTCCTCTCACCGGTACCTCACCTTCAAAATCATTAAAGGAAAGGTTTACatattcaaatgagaaccctTCCAAGAATCGAGGAACACTTCCTGATAACTTATTATGGGAAAGATCGAGTGTCTTAACTCCTTTCATGGAACTTAATGATGAGGGTACCATGCCCATAAAGAAGTTGCCTTTGAGGGATAAGAACGAAAGGCTAGTGCAACTACCAAGGCTACTAGGAAGGTTACCTGAAAAATTATTATTAGACAAATCTAGAGAAGTCAACATCTTGAGTTCGCCAACCTCTGTTGGAAGTGACCCGGACAGGCTATTTTGAGAAAGATTTAACATAACGGTTAGAGATGAAATTTGAAGAAGTTCTTTAGGTATTGTGCCGCTGAGTGTATTATCATTAAGCCACAACTCCAATAGATTATGACAATTTCCCAGGTTTGATGGAATATGCCATTCCAATCTGTTGGAATCTAAAGCAAGTCTATTTAACAATGATAAGTTCCCGATGGCATCTGGAATTGGCCCAGAAAATTGGTTCTCAAATAGATAAGCTTCTTGTAGCTTGTAAAGCTTACCGATCGTAGAGGGGATTTCTCCGTTGAAATGGTTATCTGCTAAATCTAGTTGGGTCAAGCCAACTAGATTACCTATACTTGAAGGGAGGTTTCCATATAAATGATTTCCTCTTAGAACTAGTCTACGAAATTGATCAGATAGATTACCAATTGATGTGGGCAACGCTCCTTGAAACTTGCAATTATGAAGATCCAACGAAACTAATCTGCTGCAGTTTTTTAAAGTATTAATAAACTGCATATCATCTGATTCTGATCCGACTCCAAAGGTGTTATCACCCAAGTGTATTCTAtagatattttttagtttttcaaaGTTGATATTCAACTTCCCACTAAAATTGTTGTAGCTCAGTTGAATGTCTACTAGTTTCGAACAATTAGATATCGAGGTTGGAAGAGGTCCAGTCAGTTGGTTATTCCGTAATTGAAGGCGTACAAGATTCGGGAGCATTTCACCTAAGGCTGAGGGAAGACTACCGGTAAGCTGATTCTCAGCCAAGGAAAAATTGGTTAGGAGTGAGAGGTTAAAAATGGAAGGAGGGATGGTTCCAGATAAGTTACAAGCACCTGAGTAAAATTCTGTTAAAAATTTCCAATTTCCTAAGGTGTCCGGAATGCTCCCACCCAACGGATTATTCGTTACATCAAACACTTCCATCGATGTTATATTCCCCAAGGCAGGCGGGATTCCACCTGTTAACTGGTTATAACTAACTGAAATAAAATTAAGTTTGGAGAGGAAACTGATCTCTTCTGGTATGCTTCCAACTAGCTTGTTATTTTTAAGTCCAAGCTTTTCAAGTTTAGAACAACCAGATAAGTTGGTTGGAATGACTCCCGTGAAGTTGTTATAGCTAAGTTGCAGGAAACGTAACCTGGATAGATGGCCGAGTTGATGAGGGATGGTTCCTTGAAAGCTGTTGTTCCATAGAGAAAACAGACGAAGGAAGCTGAGGTTCCCTACATAAGGAGACAGCACGCCTTGTAGGCCCCACGACTTCAGTACTACAGCAATCACTCTTCTGTGACGTTTCCCACATGAAACACCACTCCAATCACAGAAATGAGAGGAAGCGTTCCATGAGCTTAGAGCTTCTTCATTCCTGATCATTGACTTGAACTTCAATAAAGCCTGATAATCGGTCTCGTTACTAGAAAAAGAGATGGTGGAGGTAATCAGAGATATAACAAGACAAGAAAAGAGGAAAGCCATAATAGAGTTCATTAATTTTGGGAACTAAATTCAGGAGTACAAGGATAACTGCtgagttttaaatttataatcgGTTTTTCATTGCATGTAGATGGTGAAATGAAAGCCATCAACCAATTCCATATCACCTTGACCAAGACAAAGTGAGGATCCAACTTGTTAAATAATTTATAGCAAAAACTCAATATGAttatgatgatatgtttgttaATATTTTCCCAGCTATATATATTGGCCTTTTGTTTTAAAGATAGGAAATAATCTAATTATATAAGGCCATTATAAGACTAACcaataaaattttaaaagataACTAAAAATACTATGAAGTTTATTGTGTGAATTGTTGAGATAGAATGTACTCACAGAGCAGCAAATTAACGCGAagacaatgatatatatatatatatatatatatatatatatatatatatatatatatatatatatatatatatatatatatatatatatatatatatatattaattttaatcataaaattcaCTTCACTTAACTACAAAAAGATGAAAAGAAGAACTCCCTCTTTAGGTTTAGAGAAATAATCAAATAACCAACTATTTGATTTCATCCATATATCTTCTCGACCAAAATAAAACTAAATTTTGAGCTAATACACACTAATACTACTTATCTTGCCACATTACATCAACCCATTACAACTTTTATTCAACTCTTTTCAGAATTGAAGTTTAAAGTTACACCCACACCATATTTTGAACGATTGACATAACTATTTTATGTTTAACGtaaaaaacaaattttaattTACACGTAATATGTCATTTAAAAAATCACACCAAGATATCCTTAAAATAAATGAGATGATCTGAAATTCGATTTTTTAAATTGTTATGATATAAATAAAAGGTATATCAGAAAAATATTGATTaaaatctaatatatatatatatatatatatatatatatatatatatatatatatatatatatatatatatatatatatatatatatatatatatatatatatatatatatatatatagaaaattaCAACAAAAAGAATACATAGTTTTACAACTAAATTGATTAAAATTTTACATGATTTGTTGTTGCAATGATATTTGCTATATATGTAAGATGATGGTACGTTTTATAGAAAATGTATCTAAATGCCATAAGTTTGTTGGGATCTTCTTTATTATAATCTTTATTGGTTAAACTACATCAAATAGCAACAAAGTATACTATGTTTACTAATATAGGCAACATCCTTTGTTTTTTTATCCACCATAGCAACCAACTTGTATCTTTCTATAAGTATAGACAATATGATCACAGGTTCTTGCGACATCATCTTCCACATTATATATCTAATGTACAAACACAATTACGTGGAATTTTCTTTAATCTAATTAGTTTGTAACATTTATATTTATTCAAGTTATTTATTTTACCTATAGAGGCTTAGCACCTGAACCACCGTCCGGTTTATCAAGACGTTGGTTCTCCTATATATATTGCTAGGGCTTTGCTTAGTTTTTTTATAAACCGTGAGACTACCAACTCTGAATTTGTGCGGAGATGCTCGAGGGTTGTACCAAAAAACAAGACACCAGACATGAATGCAAGTACAGAATATATATGAGGAGTTGAGCTTTAGTTTTTGGGGTTTTAATTCAACTTCAGTTAATTTTTTGGGTTTGGGTTACAATATAATGTTATTGTAATTTAGGCACCCGATCGATAGTGGTTAAGAGGGTGTTA containing:
- the LOC111905693 gene encoding receptor kinase-like protein Xa21, translating into MNSIMAFLFSCLVISLITSTISFSSNETDYQALLKFKSMIRNEEALSSWNASSHFCDWSGVSCGKRHRRVIAVVLKSWGLQGVLSPYVGNLSFLRLFSLWNNSFQGTIPHQLGHLSRLRFLQLSYNNFTGVIPTNLSGCSKLEKLGLKNNKLVGSIPEEISFLSKLNFISVSYNQLTGGIPPALGNITSMEVFDVTNNPLGGSIPDTLGNWKFLTEFYSGACNLSGTIPPSIFNLSLLTNFSLAENQLTGSLPSALGEMLPNLVRLQLRNNQLTGPLPTSISNCSKLVDIQLSYNNFSGKLNINFEKLKNIYRIHLGDNTFGVGSESDDMQFINTLKNCSRLVSLDLHNCKFQGALPTSIGNLSDQFRRLVLRGNHLYGNLPSSIGNLVGLTQLDLADNHFNGEIPSTIGKLYKLQEAYLFENQFSGPIPDAIGNLSLLNRLALDSNRLEWHIPSNLGNCHNLLELWLNDNTLSGTIPKELLQISSLTVMLNLSQNSLSGSLPTEVGELKMLTSLDLSNNNFSGNLPSSLGSCTSLSFLSLKGNFFMGMVPSSLSSMKGVKTLDLSHNKLSGSVPRFLEGFSFEYVNLSFNDFEGEVPVRGVFADASTFSVLGNSRLCGGLAELGLPMCKETWKNKKRLPLFVIVIIIASTLLSILFFTYAWCKKRKGQPSQSSRDERFMRISYGQLLKATDGFSEANLIGEGGFGFVYKGILDHDHNRIVAVKVLRLQNRGAHKSFIAECDAWRSIRHRNLLKIITSCSSVDFQGNDFKALVYEFMPNASLNDWLHSRESTSKLNLLQRTNILIDVASALDYLHNQCLPPIVHCDLKPSNILLDDDMVAHVGDFGLVRFLGTNSNQNNTSGIRGTIGYAPPEYGVASEMTSSGDVYSFGILLLEVMTGKRPTDNIFREGLSLHKFAQMALPNHVTDVIDDNLLNFLQEDAIATQHTIAKAKQIEECLALTVKIGVSCSVDSSRHRMNIQNAVRELQHILDTLRKIFEVSY